A portion of the Pseudoxanthomonas sp. JBR18 genome contains these proteins:
- a CDS encoding phospholipase D-like domain-containing protein, whose translation MTWIIVAAVVATLVAGLVALNFSTPEKELEHVPPHRHGIEDPEFKREMSVLLGPTILPGNRVQVLNNGQEIFPAMLEAIQAAKYTITFETYIYWSGEIGREFSDALSDRAREGVEVNVTIDWGGSLKMDQSLLESMEQAGVKIHRYRPLAWYTLHRVNNRTHRKLLVVDGRIGFTGGVGVADQWMGHAQDPKHWRDTHYRIEGPVVSQVQAAFNDNWIKTTGRVLNGDHYYPALSPAGESDAQLFLASPAGGSESMHLMYLLSIAAAETRIDLAAAYFVPDELITQALLEARQRGVRIRVMLPGPHIDSDSVRLASKASWGPLLEAGVEIYEYQPTMLHTKLLIIDDLLVSVGSTNFDIRSFRLNDEASLNVYDRELAAHMTQIFEQDLEHTQRYDLARWQNRPLREKLFEKFVLPIRSQL comes from the coding sequence ATGACATGGATCATCGTTGCGGCCGTGGTGGCCACCTTGGTGGCGGGACTGGTCGCGCTGAATTTCTCCACACCCGAGAAGGAACTCGAGCACGTCCCCCCCCATCGGCACGGCATTGAAGATCCCGAGTTCAAGCGCGAGATGTCCGTGCTGCTCGGTCCCACGATTCTCCCCGGCAACCGCGTCCAGGTCCTCAACAATGGCCAGGAAATCTTCCCGGCGATGCTTGAGGCGATCCAGGCGGCCAAGTACACGATCACCTTCGAGACCTATATCTACTGGTCCGGCGAGATTGGCCGTGAATTCAGCGACGCACTGTCCGATCGCGCGCGAGAGGGCGTGGAGGTCAACGTCACCATCGACTGGGGCGGCAGCCTGAAAATGGATCAGAGCCTGCTTGAGTCCATGGAACAAGCAGGGGTCAAGATCCATCGTTACCGGCCGCTGGCCTGGTACACGCTCCACCGTGTCAATAACCGCACCCATCGCAAGCTGCTGGTCGTGGACGGCCGGATCGGCTTCACCGGCGGGGTGGGCGTGGCCGACCAGTGGATGGGCCACGCACAGGACCCCAAGCACTGGCGCGACACCCACTATCGGATCGAGGGGCCGGTGGTCAGCCAGGTGCAGGCCGCCTTCAATGACAACTGGATCAAGACGACCGGGCGGGTCCTCAACGGGGATCACTACTACCCGGCGTTGTCGCCGGCCGGTGAGAGCGACGCGCAGCTGTTCCTGGCCTCGCCCGCAGGTGGCAGCGAGAGCATGCACCTGATGTATCTGCTGTCCATCGCCGCGGCCGAAACCCGCATCGACCTGGCGGCGGCCTACTTCGTCCCCGACGAGCTGATCACCCAGGCCCTGCTGGAGGCCCGCCAGCGCGGCGTCCGCATCCGCGTCATGCTCCCCGGGCCTCACATCGACTCGGACTCGGTGCGCCTGGCGTCCAAGGCCAGCTGGGGACCGTTGCTGGAAGCCGGCGTGGAGATCTACGAGTACCAGCCGACCATGCTGCACACCAAGCTGCTGATCATCGACGACCTGCTGGTCTCGGTGGGGTCCACCAACTTCGACATCCGCTCCTTCCGCCTCAACGACGAGGCCAGTCTCAATGTCTACGACCGCGAACTTGCCGCACACATGACCCAGATCTTCGAGCAGGACCTGGAGCACACGCAGCGATATGACCTGGCGCGCTGGCAGAACCGGCCGCTGCGCGAGAAACTCTTCGAGAAATTCGTCCTTCCCATCAGGTCCCAGCTATGA
- the arsC gene encoding arsenate reductase (glutaredoxin) (This arsenate reductase requires both glutathione and glutaredoxin to convert arsenate to arsenite, after which the efflux transporter formed by ArsA and ArsB can extrude the arsenite from the cell, providing resistance.), with translation MAAVTIWHNARCSNSRGALQFIRDAGIEPQIVDYIADPPDRETLTATLAATGLPLRELMRHKEPDYKALGLDDPGIDDAALIEAMMRNPALINRPIVITERGTRLCRPPERVLELLPA, from the coding sequence ATGGCGGCGGTGACCATTTGGCACAATGCGCGCTGCAGCAACTCACGCGGCGCCCTGCAGTTCATCCGCGACGCAGGCATCGAGCCGCAGATCGTGGACTACATCGCCGATCCACCCGACCGCGAAACGCTCACCGCCACGCTCGCGGCCACCGGCCTGCCGCTGCGTGAGCTGATGCGCCACAAGGAGCCAGACTACAAGGCGCTCGGCCTGGACGACCCGGGCATCGATGATGCCGCCCTGATCGAGGCCATGATGCGCAACCCGGCCCTGATCAACCGGCCGATCGTCATCACCGAGCGCGGCACCCGCCTGTGTCGGCCGCCGGAACGGGTGCTGGAGCTCCTGCCGGCCTGA
- a CDS encoding DUF1993 domain-containing protein, which produces MSLPLHALVLPSLTHGLRQLSHILEVGARHAAETGLDPANLITARLAPDMLDLAAQVQRASDTAKATGERLSGIPAPKLADTERSFDELQARVAATLDYLESLPDDQVDAGATREITLKFGPMGARFTGSDYLIQFGLPNFHFHLVTAYAILRHQGAPLGKRDFLGQIGTPLPVEG; this is translated from the coding sequence ATGTCCCTGCCTCTGCATGCCCTCGTCCTCCCGTCGCTGACCCATGGCCTGCGCCAGCTGTCCCATATCCTGGAGGTCGGGGCACGCCACGCCGCCGAGACCGGCCTGGATCCGGCCAACCTGATCACGGCGCGCCTGGCCCCGGACATGCTCGATCTGGCCGCGCAGGTCCAGCGCGCCAGCGACACGGCCAAGGCCACCGGCGAGCGCCTCTCGGGAATTCCCGCCCCCAAGCTGGCCGACACCGAACGCAGCTTCGACGAACTGCAGGCACGGGTCGCCGCGACGCTGGACTATCTCGAGTCCCTGCCCGACGACCAGGTCGATGCCGGCGCCACGCGCGAGATCACCCTGAAGTTCGGCCCGATGGGGGCTCGCTTCACGGGCAGCGATTACCTGATCCAGTTTGGCCTGCCGAACTTCCACTTCCACCTGGTGACCGCCTACGCGATCCTGCGCCATCAGGGCGCGCCGCTGGGCAAGCGGGATTTCCTCGGCCAGATCGGCACGCCCCTGCCCGTGGAAGGCTGA
- a CDS encoding mechanosensitive ion channel family protein, with protein sequence MKEHLPSWLHDWLDVIVPGLHVLLILLLARLVQLLVRRLIRRAVERYDLPPELAMGLRRAFGTLLLVAVTLLILARLGVSAGVLWAAFTGFATVAAVAFFAAWSVLSNIFCTFLIFITRPFRLYEMVELHEDGEKTGLKGKVVDINLLYTTLQEADAGTGEAPTSLQVPNSWFFLRGIRRWRGSPRVLGS encoded by the coding sequence ATGAAAGAACACCTTCCCTCCTGGCTGCACGATTGGCTCGACGTCATCGTGCCCGGCCTGCACGTGCTGCTCATCCTGCTGCTGGCGCGCCTGGTGCAGCTGCTGGTCCGTCGTTTGATCCGACGCGCCGTGGAGCGCTACGACCTGCCGCCGGAACTGGCGATGGGCTTGCGCCGCGCCTTCGGCACCCTGCTGCTGGTGGCCGTCACCTTGCTGATCCTGGCGCGGCTGGGCGTGTCGGCCGGCGTCCTGTGGGCCGCCTTCACCGGGTTTGCGACCGTCGCGGCGGTGGCGTTCTTCGCTGCGTGGAGCGTGCTGTCCAACATCTTCTGCACATTCCTGATCTTCATCACCCGCCCATTCCGCCTTTACGAGATGGTCGAACTGCATGAGGACGGGGAAAAAACGGGGCTAAAGGGCAAGGTCGTGGACATCAACCTGCTCTATACAACGCTGCAGGAAGCCGATGCCGGCACCGGCGAGGCGCCCACCTCGTTGCAGGTGCCCAATAGCTGGTTCTTCCTGCGCGGTATCCGGCGCTGGCGCGGCTCCCCGCGCGTGCTCGGCTCGTAG
- a CDS encoding phospholipase A — protein MSPRRPLPRLLPLLCVAALPGVAAAQDGKPTINPSSVEACALVEIDAQRLACYDTAIKRIAPSTSEADAAADRAAALAKEQKEQSAPPEDAPLRERLRHRAGAMFADDDYDAVRANAGKGSLLDSRWELAADSKLGVFQMRAYKPVYLLPAFWTSKKNEMPSSPNPDNTVTTPQDLQSVEAKFQLSFKTKFVENVFGNNGDIWGGYTQSSRWQVYNGDASRPFRETNYEPEIMMVFRTNYALGGWHGRMAGLSLNHQSNGRGDPLSRSWNRVIGMVGFDRDHWALTVRPWYRIPDGNDDDNPDIEDYMGRGDATLVYSNNGQEFSLMGRHSLRTGDRSHGALKAAWGFPIDRNLRGHIEVFHGYGESLIDYNHKATYVGVGISLLEWY, from the coding sequence ATGAGCCCGCGCCGCCCCCTACCCCGATTGCTTCCCCTGCTGTGCGTAGCCGCGCTGCCCGGCGTGGCCGCCGCCCAAGACGGCAAGCCGACCATCAACCCCTCCTCAGTCGAGGCTTGCGCCTTGGTGGAGATCGATGCCCAGCGCCTGGCCTGCTACGACACGGCGATCAAGCGCATCGCACCCAGCACCAGTGAAGCCGACGCGGCGGCGGACCGCGCCGCGGCACTGGCCAAGGAGCAGAAAGAACAGTCCGCGCCGCCTGAGGATGCCCCCCTGCGCGAGCGCCTGCGCCATCGCGCCGGCGCCATGTTTGCCGATGACGATTACGACGCCGTGCGCGCCAACGCCGGCAAGGGATCGCTGCTGGACAGCCGTTGGGAGCTCGCGGCGGACTCCAAGCTTGGCGTGTTCCAGATGCGCGCCTACAAGCCGGTCTACCTATTGCCGGCCTTCTGGACCAGCAAAAAGAACGAAATGCCCTCCTCTCCGAACCCGGACAACACCGTGACCACGCCGCAGGACCTGCAAAGCGTGGAAGCCAAGTTTCAGCTGAGCTTCAAGACCAAGTTCGTGGAGAACGTGTTCGGCAACAACGGCGACATCTGGGGCGGCTACACCCAGAGTTCGCGCTGGCAGGTCTACAACGGCGATGCCTCGCGCCCGTTCCGCGAAACCAACTACGAACCCGAGATCATGATGGTGTTCCGCACCAACTATGCGCTCGGCGGCTGGCACGGGCGCATGGCCGGCCTCAGCCTCAACCACCAGTCCAATGGACGCGGCGATCCGCTCTCCCGCAGCTGGAACCGGGTGATCGGCATGGTGGGCTTCGATCGTGACCACTGGGCCCTGACGGTCCGCCCGTGGTATCGGATTCCCGACGGCAATGACGACGACAATCCGGACATCGAGGATTACATGGGGCGTGGCGACGCCACGCTGGTCTACAGCAACAACGGCCAGGAGTTCTCGCTCATGGGCCGCCACTCCCTGCGTACCGGCGATCGTTCCCATGGCGCGCTGAAGGCTGCATGGGGCTTTCCGATCGACCGCAACCTGCGCGGCCACATCGAGGTCTTCCACGGCTATGGCGAGAGCCTGATCGACTACAACCACAAGGCCACCTATGTCGGCGTGGGTATCTCGCTGCTGGAATGGTATTGA
- a CDS encoding DksA/TraR family C4-type zinc finger protein, with protein sequence MATGWANDGAVQDQIDATVSDAIQRARRKLPSGPGLTHCEECDAPIPDARRQAVPGVRLCVQCQAAQDAEQGAASGYNRRGSKDSQLR encoded by the coding sequence ATGGCGACCGGATGGGCCAACGATGGCGCGGTGCAGGACCAGATCGACGCGACGGTGTCCGATGCGATCCAGCGTGCGCGTCGCAAGCTTCCGAGCGGGCCAGGACTGACCCACTGCGAGGAGTGCGATGCGCCGATCCCGGACGCGCGCCGCCAGGCGGTGCCGGGCGTGCGCCTGTGCGTGCAGTGCCAGGCCGCGCAGGATGCGGAGCAGGGCGCTGCCAGTGGCTACAACCGTCGCGGCAGCAAGGACAGCCAGCTGCGCTAG
- a CDS encoding DUF2789 domain-containing protein, with amino-acid sequence MEQTVHPFSELFAQLGLASDEAGIRAFIAQHAPLPDNMRLEEAPFWSPAQAQLLREERIDDADWAEVVDQLNLALHATP; translated from the coding sequence ATGGAACAGACCGTCCACCCGTTTTCCGAACTCTTCGCACAGCTGGGACTGGCATCCGATGAAGCCGGCATCCGGGCCTTTATTGCGCAGCATGCCCCGCTGCCCGACAACATGCGCCTGGAAGAAGCCCCGTTCTGGTCACCGGCCCAGGCCCAGTTGCTGCGCGAAGAGCGCATCGACGACGCCGACTGGGCCGAGGTGGTCGACCAACTCAACCTGGCGCTGCACGCCACGCCGTGA
- a CDS encoding glycine zipper 2TM domain-containing protein, producing the protein MQLRTLTLMAAGALTLAGCATTSPNGGYGYGGSRSSSYPAPSSRTCADCGIVTRIDAVSSNRSAPTGTGAVLGGIVGAVAGRQISKETGGSKGNKNVATVAGAAGGALAGNAIQNRVTSDTYDVTVRMDDGRTIVINQRDLGGVTENTYVRVVNGRVVVR; encoded by the coding sequence ATGCAACTTCGAACCTTGACCCTGATGGCCGCTGGCGCGCTGACGCTGGCCGGCTGCGCAACCACCTCGCCGAACGGCGGCTACGGCTACGGCGGTAGCCGCAGCTCCAGCTATCCGGCACCGTCATCGCGCACCTGCGCGGACTGCGGGATCGTGACCCGGATCGACGCGGTGTCCTCCAACCGCAGCGCCCCCACCGGCACCGGCGCGGTGCTCGGCGGCATCGTCGGTGCGGTGGCCGGCCGCCAGATCTCCAAGGAGACCGGCGGCAGCAAGGGCAACAAGAACGTCGCCACGGTCGCGGGCGCGGCGGGCGGTGCCCTGGCCGGCAACGCGATCCAGAACCGGGTCACCAGCGACACCTACGATGTCACCGTGCGCATGGACGACGGCCGGACGATCGTGATCAACCAGCGCGATCTCGGCGGCGTCACGGAAAACACCTACGTGCGCGTGGTCAACGGACGCGTCGTGGTTCGCTGA
- a CDS encoding cold-shock protein — protein sequence MADRESGTVKWFNDAKGFGFISRENGEDVFVHFRAIQTQGFKSLKEGQKVSFTVVQGQKGLQADAVTPE from the coding sequence ATGGCAGACCGCGAGTCCGGTACCGTGAAGTGGTTCAACGATGCGAAGGGATTCGGCTTCATCAGCCGCGAGAATGGCGAGGATGTCTTTGTGCATTTCCGCGCAATCCAGACCCAGGGCTTCAAGAGCCTGAAGGAAGGGCAGAAAGTGTCCTTCACCGTGGTGCAGGGCCAGAAGGGCCTGCAGGCTGATGCGGTGACGCCCGAGTAA
- a CDS encoding cupin-like domain-containing protein — protein sequence MPAAIEESRTPGTHALETLTGRGAPLVLRGLCADWPMVRAAQRSQTEFAKLLAAHDSGTAVDTLLMPPQANGRVGYNAALDGFNYEHFKVSVTDVLQRLAHYSRREGPAHGVALQSAPIAACLPGLLATHALEGLPEGTQPRLWLGNRVTTPAHFDAFHNIAVVACGQRRFTVFAPSQVGDLYIGPLDFAPTGAAISIADLHAEDARFPRLAQARDAAFVAELGPGDALYLPPLWWHHVESLEDLNALVNFWWSSTTSDGRVPSPGLPALLHARLAFASLPAHERAAWRTLMDHYVFGDRDPGAHLPQDRRGVLGPLDEAAAAALRRRIAGSL from the coding sequence ATGCCCGCCGCCATCGAAGAATCACGCACGCCCGGGACGCACGCCCTCGAGACGCTGACCGGCCGAGGCGCGCCCTTGGTCCTGCGCGGGCTGTGCGCGGACTGGCCGATGGTGCGGGCCGCGCAACGCTCGCAGACCGAGTTCGCCAAGCTGCTGGCGGCGCACGACAGCGGCACCGCCGTCGACACCCTGCTGATGCCGCCGCAAGCCAATGGACGGGTGGGTTACAACGCCGCGCTGGACGGCTTCAACTACGAGCATTTCAAGGTGTCGGTCACCGATGTCCTGCAGCGGCTGGCGCACTACAGCCGGCGCGAAGGGCCTGCACACGGCGTGGCGCTGCAGAGCGCGCCCATCGCGGCCTGCCTGCCCGGCCTGCTTGCGACGCATGCGCTCGAGGGCCTGCCGGAAGGCACTCAGCCGCGCCTGTGGCTCGGCAACCGTGTCACCACACCGGCGCACTTCGATGCCTTCCACAACATTGCGGTGGTGGCCTGCGGGCAGCGACGCTTCACCGTGTTCGCACCCTCGCAGGTCGGCGACCTCTACATCGGACCACTGGACTTCGCGCCGACCGGTGCGGCGATCAGCATCGCCGACCTCCACGCCGAGGACGCGCGGTTCCCGCGCCTGGCCCAGGCCCGCGATGCGGCCTTTGTCGCCGAACTCGGCCCGGGCGACGCGCTCTATCTGCCGCCACTGTGGTGGCACCATGTCGAGTCACTTGAGGACCTCAACGCCCTGGTGAACTTCTGGTGGTCCTCGACCACCAGCGACGGCCGCGTTCCCAGCCCCGGCCTGCCCGCCCTGCTGCATGCGCGCCTGGCCTTCGCCAGCCTGCCCGCGCACGAACGCGCCGCGTGGCGCACGCTGATGGACCACTATGTCTTCGGCGACCGGGACCCAGGCGCGCACCTGCCACAGGACAGGCGGGGCGTGCTGGGACCACTGGACGAAGCGGCCGCCGCCGCATTGCGCCGACGCATCGCAGGCTCGCTGTGA
- a CDS encoding glutathione S-transferase family protein: MDAVLYYSPSTASLVVHWLLIELQIPHRLELVDFETRAQRSPEYLRLNPQGRVPTLVLDGQVLTESAAIAMHLADLHPQAGLAPAVGTPQRAAYYRWMFFCAYTLMPAYRSWFYPDEPAGEASIEAAKAAARGVLEHAWQQVAEHLEAHGPYLLGAQCSAADFVLTMLMRWSRNMPRPTDDWPALKAFAARMKARPAFHETYRREGITDWV; encoded by the coding sequence ATCGACGCCGTCCTGTACTACAGCCCCAGCACCGCCAGTCTGGTCGTGCATTGGCTATTGATCGAACTGCAGATCCCGCATCGCCTGGAGCTGGTCGATTTCGAGACCCGCGCGCAGCGGTCGCCCGAATATCTCAGGCTCAATCCGCAGGGACGCGTGCCCACGCTGGTGCTGGATGGGCAGGTCCTGACCGAGTCGGCCGCCATCGCCATGCACCTGGCCGACCTGCATCCGCAGGCAGGCCTGGCCCCGGCCGTCGGCACGCCGCAGCGCGCCGCTTATTACCGCTGGATGTTCTTCTGCGCGTACACGCTGATGCCTGCTTACCGCAGCTGGTTCTATCCGGATGAACCAGCGGGCGAGGCCAGCATCGAAGCTGCCAAGGCCGCCGCGCGCGGCGTGCTGGAACACGCCTGGCAGCAAGTGGCCGAGCATCTGGAGGCGCACGGGCCGTACCTGCTGGGCGCGCAGTGCTCGGCCGCGGACTTCGTGCTGACGATGCTGATGCGCTGGTCGCGCAACATGCCGCGGCCGACCGACGACTGGCCGGCGCTGAAGGCCTTCGCCGCGCGGATGAAGGCGCGTCCGGCTTTCCATGAGACCTATCGGCGCGAAGGCATTACCGACTGGGTGTAG
- a CDS encoding fumarate hydratase produces the protein MNLHSHTAAPASTDPVSIKQEDLIESIADALQYISYYHPVDYIKNLAAAYEREESPAAKDAIAQILINSRMCAEGHRPICQDTGIVTVFLEIGMNVRWDDATMGVEDMANEGVRRAYLHPDNKLRASVLADPAGKRQNTKDNTPGVVNVKVVPGNKVEVIVAAKGGGSEAKSKFAMLNPSDSIVDWVLKTVPTMGAGWCPPGMLGIGIGGTAEKAMLLAKEALMEPIDIVDLQARGASNRAEELRLELYEKVNALGIGAQGLGGLTTVLDIKVKDYPTHAANLPVAMIPNCAATRHAHFTLDGSGPVMLDPPSLEDWPELTYNPDGARRVDLDTITPEEVTSFKPGEVLLLNGKLLTGRDAAHKRMVDMLNRGERLPVDLKGRFIYYVGPVDPVRDEVVGPAGPTTATRMDKFTNQILEQTGLLGMVGKAERGPAAIEAIKTHKSVYLMAVGGSAYLVSKAIKAAKVLAFEDLGMEAIYEFEVKDMPVTVAVDSTGESVHKTGPRQWQARIGKIPVVVEPA, from the coding sequence ATGAACCTCCACTCCCACACCGCCGCGCCTGCATCCACCGATCCGGTGTCGATCAAGCAGGAAGACCTGATCGAGTCCATCGCCGATGCGCTGCAGTACATCAGCTATTACCACCCGGTCGATTACATCAAGAACCTCGCCGCCGCCTACGAGCGCGAGGAGTCCCCGGCGGCCAAGGACGCCATCGCCCAGATCCTGATCAACTCGCGCATGTGCGCCGAGGGTCACCGGCCGATCTGCCAGGACACCGGCATCGTCACCGTGTTCCTGGAAATCGGCATGAACGTGCGCTGGGATGACGCCACGATGGGCGTGGAGGACATGGCCAACGAGGGCGTGCGCCGCGCCTACCTGCACCCGGACAACAAGCTGCGCGCCAGCGTGCTGGCCGACCCGGCCGGTAAGCGCCAGAACACCAAGGACAACACCCCGGGCGTGGTCAACGTCAAGGTCGTGCCGGGCAACAAGGTCGAGGTGATCGTCGCGGCCAAGGGCGGTGGCTCGGAAGCCAAGTCCAAGTTCGCCATGCTCAACCCGTCCGATTCCATCGTCGACTGGGTGCTCAAGACCGTGCCGACCATGGGCGCCGGCTGGTGCCCGCCGGGCATGCTGGGCATCGGCATCGGCGGCACCGCCGAGAAGGCCATGTTGCTCGCCAAGGAAGCGCTGATGGAGCCCATCGACATCGTCGACCTGCAGGCCCGCGGCGCGTCCAACCGGGCCGAGGAACTGCGGCTGGAGCTGTACGAGAAGGTCAACGCGCTGGGCATCGGCGCGCAGGGCCTGGGCGGGCTGACCACGGTGCTGGACATCAAGGTCAAGGACTATCCGACCCACGCGGCCAACCTGCCGGTGGCGATGATCCCCAACTGCGCCGCCACCCGCCATGCGCACTTCACCCTGGACGGCAGCGGTCCGGTGATGCTCGACCCGCCCTCGCTGGAGGACTGGCCGGAGCTGACCTACAACCCGGACGGTGCGCGCCGCGTGGATCTGGACACCATCACCCCGGAGGAAGTGACCAGCTTCAAGCCCGGCGAGGTCCTGCTGCTCAACGGCAAGCTGCTCACCGGCCGCGACGCCGCACACAAGCGCATGGTCGACATGCTCAACCGGGGCGAGCGCCTGCCGGTGGACCTCAAGGGCCGCTTCATCTACTACGTGGGTCCGGTCGATCCGGTGCGCGACGAGGTCGTCGGCCCGGCCGGCCCGACCACGGCCACGCGCATGGACAAGTTCACCAACCAGATCCTCGAGCAGACCGGCCTGCTGGGCATGGTCGGCAAGGCCGAGCGCGGCCCGGCGGCGATCGAGGCGATCAAGACGCACAAGTCGGTCTACCTGATGGCGGTCGGTGGCTCGGCCTACCTGGTGTCCAAGGCGATCAAGGCCGCCAAGGTGCTGGCCTTCGAAGACCTGGGCATGGAGGCGATCTACGAGTTCGAGGTCAAGGACATGCCGGTGACCGTGGCGGTGGATTCGACCGGCGAGTCGGTGCACAAGACCGGCCCGCGCCAGTGGCAGGCCCGGATCGGCAAGATCCCGGTGGTGGTCGAGCCGGCCTGA
- a CDS encoding carboxymuconolactone decarboxylase family protein: MKVQFARVDYTQHLPEAFKGLYAASQRVHAGTLEHTLVELIFLRVSQLNGCAYCLDMHATALHKAGVEPRKLDTVAAWRDSRFFDPRERAALAWAEALTTLPSGEPEAALYEALHAHFDDEGIATLTMAVAIINAWNRLGVGLLPQLP; encoded by the coding sequence ATGAAAGTGCAATTCGCCCGCGTCGATTACACCCAGCACCTGCCGGAAGCGTTCAAGGGCCTGTATGCCGCCAGCCAGCGCGTCCACGCCGGCACGCTGGAACATACCCTGGTGGAGCTGATCTTCCTGCGCGTGTCCCAGCTCAATGGCTGCGCCTACTGCCTGGACATGCACGCCACCGCGCTGCACAAGGCTGGCGTGGAGCCGCGCAAGCTGGACACGGTCGCAGCCTGGCGCGACAGTCGTTTCTTCGATCCACGCGAACGCGCGGCGCTGGCCTGGGCCGAAGCGCTGACCACCCTGCCCTCGGGCGAACCGGAAGCGGCGCTGTACGAGGCGCTGCACGCGCATTTCGACGACGAAGGCATCGCTACGCTCACCATGGCCGTGGCCATCATCAACGCATGGAACCGGCTTGGCGTCGGCCTGTTGCCGCAGTTGCCGTGA
- the sigJ gene encoding RNA polymerase sigma factor SigJ, whose product MNTLSRFETHRSRLFSLAYRLLGSRAEAEDVLQDAWLRWHGAAPDGIRDDEAWLVTTTTRLALDRLRAARNARTDYVGPWLPEPLRVELAPDPAERHEVAETVSWALMALMERLGADERAAFLLKEVFDYDYGQIAALLGHGQANCRQLVHRARARLQAGHARFDVAPDRHRHLLERFMAASQSGDKAAITALLSANARLVSDGGGKVTAALRPLVGAERIARLYWAIARRGGSMPAVLGRVDGQPAIVRLAGDRLHSFTVIVSDGEAISEILTLMNPDKLAAVVTGPQAGPSLQ is encoded by the coding sequence ATGAACACGCTTTCGCGCTTCGAAACCCATCGTTCCCGCCTGTTTTCGCTGGCCTATCGCCTGCTGGGCAGCCGTGCCGAGGCCGAGGATGTCCTTCAGGACGCCTGGCTACGCTGGCATGGCGCCGCGCCGGACGGCATCCGCGACGATGAGGCCTGGCTGGTCACCACCACCACGCGGCTGGCGCTGGATCGCCTGCGTGCGGCACGCAACGCGCGCACGGACTATGTGGGACCGTGGCTGCCCGAGCCACTCCGGGTGGAGCTGGCGCCCGATCCGGCCGAACGTCACGAGGTCGCCGAGACGGTGTCATGGGCGCTCATGGCGTTGATGGAACGCCTGGGCGCAGACGAGCGCGCCGCCTTCCTGCTCAAGGAGGTCTTCGATTACGACTACGGCCAGATCGCCGCGCTGCTGGGCCACGGCCAGGCCAATTGCCGGCAACTGGTGCATCGCGCCCGCGCCCGGCTGCAGGCCGGACATGCGCGGTTCGACGTCGCCCCGGATCGCCATCGACATCTGCTGGAGCGGTTCATGGCGGCCTCGCAGTCCGGCGACAAGGCTGCGATCACCGCCCTGCTCAGCGCCAATGCGCGCCTGGTCTCCGACGGGGGTGGCAAGGTCACCGCGGCGCTGCGTCCGCTGGTCGGCGCCGAGCGCATCGCGCGGCTGTACTGGGCCATCGCGCGTCGCGGCGGCAGCATGCCGGCGGTCCTGGGCCGAGTGGACGGACAGCCGGCGATCGTGCGGCTTGCCGGTGATCGCCTGCATTCGTTCACGGTCATCGTCAGCGACGGCGAGGCCATCAGCGAGATCCTGACGCTGATGAACCCCGACAAGCTGGCCGCGGTTGTCACAGGCCCGCAGGCTGGTCCGTCCTTGCAATGA
- a CDS encoding DUF456 domain-containing protein, protein MMVVGVAGVVLPVLPGLPLTFAGMVLAAWAGGFEQVGWVSLSLLGLLTLLSVVVDFLSTALGAKRVGASRLAIFGSVIGTFAGLFFLPLGLFVGPFAGALAGELLHGRKVGMATKVGLATWVGLVAGMVLKVGLAFAMLGLFFVAWFY, encoded by the coding sequence ATGATGGTCGTCGGGGTGGCCGGCGTGGTCCTGCCGGTACTTCCGGGACTCCCGCTGACCTTCGCCGGCATGGTATTGGCGGCCTGGGCTGGCGGATTCGAGCAGGTCGGCTGGGTGTCGCTCAGCCTGCTGGGCCTGCTCACCCTCCTGTCGGTGGTCGTGGATTTTCTGTCCACGGCATTGGGGGCCAAGCGGGTCGGCGCCAGCCGGCTGGCGATCTTCGGCTCGGTTATCGGCACCTTCGCCGGGCTGTTCTTCCTGCCACTGGGCCTGTTCGTGGGCCCCTTCGCCGGTGCGCTGGCCGGCGAATTGCTGCACGGCCGCAAGGTCGGCATGGCCACCAAGGTGGGACTGGCGACCTGGGTCGGGCTGGTGGCCGGCATGGTGCTCAAGGTCGGCCTGGCATTCGCGATGCTGGGGCTGTTCTTCGTGGCCTGGTTCTACTGA